The Listeria monocytogenes genome window below encodes:
- a CDS encoding YpmS family protein, producing MQRETRSAPKKPKRNYWKWVCITLISVLLLSAGWIYVAVFKLSPQDEPTPSLISNKSMVEFQTSTTKADLNQLISSYIEDFSKDQDIGYKVFVANNVNFTAEAEIFGEPVELRLKFSPEVVDNGNVELTLKDMSVGALPLPVSYVMNYVSKNYKFPDWVTIMPKKEKIYLSLDKLKLQGDTKVRADTLNLKKDDISFTLLVPVK from the coding sequence GTGCAGAGAGAAACACGATCGGCTCCCAAAAAACCAAAACGTAATTATTGGAAATGGGTATGTATCACATTAATTAGTGTACTTCTACTTTCTGCTGGCTGGATTTATGTAGCAGTATTCAAACTTAGCCCGCAAGATGAACCTACTCCATCCCTTATTAGTAATAAATCAATGGTTGAATTTCAAACGAGCACAACAAAAGCTGACTTAAATCAATTGATTAGTTCTTATATAGAAGATTTTAGCAAAGATCAAGATATCGGTTATAAAGTTTTCGTCGCAAATAATGTTAATTTTACTGCCGAAGCTGAAATTTTTGGTGAACCAGTCGAACTACGCTTGAAGTTCTCACCAGAAGTTGTTGATAATGGCAATGTTGAGTTGACGCTTAAAGATATGTCAGTTGGCGCTTTGCCACTGCCCGTGTCTTACGTAATGAATTATGTAAGCAAAAACTATAAATTCCCTGATTGGGTGACAATTATGCCTAAAAAGGAAAAAATCTATCTCTCCCTAGATAAGCTGAAACTTCAAGGTGACACAAAAGTACGTGCTGATACGCTAAATTTGAAGAAAGACGATATTTCGTTTACACTTTTAGTACCAGTGAAGTAA
- a CDS encoding SGNH/GDSL hydrolase family protein: MTKKKWLWLTGGVLVIALLVGAVFGIKYYKESKEIPINLVAMGDSLTEGVGDENKEGGYVGIIPQELEEEPNIPSVKTSNYGVSGNKITQLEKRLKTNKDFQEDVKNANVITITIGGNDVMAILQSRLLNVNVDDFTKANKEFQQELETLLKDIRSYNKDAAIFLMGIYNPYTTYFSDIKQFDEIISDWNEASKKTIQQANNAYFVPIAKVLEDRNAANKDKPNSLLSDDYFHPNHTGYEKMTTELDKAIVKQLNEGNIPK; encoded by the coding sequence ATGACAAAGAAAAAATGGCTGTGGCTTACAGGAGGCGTGCTTGTTATCGCACTTCTTGTTGGCGCAGTTTTTGGTATCAAGTATTATAAAGAATCAAAAGAAATCCCGATTAACCTCGTTGCCATGGGGGATTCATTAACAGAAGGTGTTGGTGATGAAAACAAAGAGGGCGGTTATGTCGGCATTATCCCCCAAGAACTAGAAGAAGAGCCAAATATTCCAAGCGTAAAAACGAGTAATTACGGAGTATCTGGAAACAAAATAACCCAACTCGAAAAACGTTTAAAAACAAACAAAGATTTCCAGGAAGATGTCAAAAATGCGAATGTAATAACAATCACCATTGGCGGAAATGATGTCATGGCTATTTTGCAATCGCGTCTTTTAAATGTAAATGTAGATGATTTTACAAAAGCAAACAAAGAATTCCAACAAGAGTTAGAGACACTTCTAAAAGACATTCGGTCCTATAACAAAGATGCCGCGATATTTTTAATGGGCATTTACAATCCATATACAACTTACTTTAGCGATATCAAACAATTTGATGAGATTATCTCTGACTGGAATGAAGCTTCCAAGAAAACAATTCAGCAAGCTAACAATGCCTATTTTGTACCTATTGCAAAAGTTTTAGAAGATCGAAATGCAGCTAATAAAGATAAACCTAATTCGCTACTGTCAGATGATTATTTCCATCCTAATCATACAGGATATGAGAAGATGACAACGGAATTAGACAAAGCTATCGTAAAACAATTAAACGAAGGCAATATTCCCAAATAG
- a CDS encoding DegV family protein, whose amino-acid sequence MRKIKIITDSTAGLTLEEAAKWNIDILYLTVEIDGQVYNPKTDITPEEFMVRMAETKELPKSSQPAIGSFVEAYEKYTAEGYEILSIHLTEKLSGTVNAARQAADMVEGNITVVDSDYTARGQAFQVLKAAEMAQSGDYSVEEIHAKINDIRDKTKLYIVVVTLDNLIKGGRVGRMQGFFGSLLNIKLIAKLTDGQLEEETKVRSNKKVLQYCLNLIKDEPKKIQHLDVVHADGLNLADDFIAESKEITGLTEIPLFFADPVISTHAGTGAFAFMYYTD is encoded by the coding sequence ATGAGAAAAATAAAAATTATCACTGATTCAACTGCTGGACTAACATTAGAAGAAGCAGCAAAATGGAATATTGACATTTTGTATTTGACTGTAGAGATTGATGGACAAGTATACAATCCTAAAACAGACATCACGCCGGAAGAATTTATGGTGCGAATGGCTGAAACAAAAGAATTACCAAAATCTTCTCAACCTGCCATTGGTTCTTTTGTAGAAGCATACGAAAAATATACGGCGGAAGGCTATGAAATTCTTTCTATCCATTTAACCGAAAAACTAAGTGGTACTGTAAACGCAGCTCGCCAAGCAGCTGACATGGTAGAAGGAAATATTACAGTAGTAGATAGCGATTATACAGCACGTGGGCAAGCGTTCCAAGTATTAAAAGCCGCTGAAATGGCTCAGTCTGGTGATTATTCTGTAGAAGAAATTCATGCAAAAATCAATGACATTCGTGACAAAACAAAACTTTATATCGTTGTCGTAACACTTGATAACTTAATTAAAGGTGGACGTGTTGGTCGGATGCAAGGCTTCTTCGGTAGCCTTTTAAATATCAAATTAATTGCTAAATTAACAGATGGACAATTGGAAGAAGAAACGAAAGTCCGCAGCAATAAAAAAGTGTTACAATATTGTCTAAACCTAATTAAAGATGAACCGAAAAAAATTCAGCATCTTGATGTTGTCCATGCGGATGGGCTTAATTTAGCGGATGATTTTATCGCTGAATCAAAAGAAATAACCGGTTTAACAGAAATTCCACTATTTTTTGCAGACCCAGTTATCTCCACACATGCTGGAACTGGCGCGTTTGCATTTATGTACTATACTGACTAA
- the trhA gene encoding PAQR family membrane homeostasis protein TrhA, translated as MNVTSYNWKEEVASAITHGIGFILSIPALVLLIIFAAGKDNPLYLTSFLIYGISLMLLYICSTLLHSFKPCKARTVFNIMDHAAIYVLIAGSYTPFVLITIQGTLGWTLFAVIWGLAIAGIVYKIFMTGKLKLLSTSVYLLMGWMVMFAIKPLYAGLTPTGFWLLATGGIMFTVGAVFYSIPRIPYMHAIWHLFVIAGTAFMYFCILFYV; from the coding sequence ATGAATGTCACTTCTTACAATTGGAAAGAAGAAGTAGCAAGTGCTATAACGCATGGTATTGGGTTTATCCTTAGTATTCCCGCGCTCGTCTTACTTATAATATTCGCTGCCGGAAAAGATAATCCTCTTTATTTAACAAGTTTTTTAATTTATGGAATTTCCCTCATGTTGCTTTATATTTGCTCCACACTACTTCATAGCTTCAAGCCTTGCAAGGCGCGGACAGTTTTTAACATTATGGACCACGCTGCGATTTATGTATTAATTGCTGGCAGTTATACGCCATTTGTTTTGATTACAATTCAAGGGACACTTGGCTGGACACTATTTGCTGTCATTTGGGGGCTCGCAATTGCTGGGATTGTTTATAAGATATTCATGACTGGCAAATTAAAACTTTTATCGACAAGTGTTTACTTACTTATGGGGTGGATGGTTATGTTTGCGATTAAACCTCTTTATGCAGGGCTTACTCCAACTGGATTTTGGTTACTTGCAACTGGCGGAATTATGTTTACTGTAGGCGCTGTTTTTTACAGTATTCCTCGTATCCCCTATATGCACGCGATCTGGCATTTATTTGTTATCGCAGGAACCGCTTTTATGTATTTCTGTATTTTATTTTATGTTTAA
- a CDS encoding helix-turn-helix transcriptional regulator — protein MIPIELSPRQHQIVAYVRTNEPATGDSIAAHLKLTRATIRADLSILTMTGILDARPKVGYFYSGLETNPIHFDEIRQLKVADIMTQPFFAKKETSVYDAIVMLFMEDIGSLYVIEDDLLVGLVSRKDLLKGALADADTKATPIATIMTRMPNLVTVTKNDTVLHAAEQLVFHQIDSLPVLENTKVVGKISKTRITALFVDTIKKV, from the coding sequence GTGATTCCCATCGAACTTTCTCCTAGACAACATCAAATTGTTGCCTATGTTCGCACGAATGAGCCGGCTACTGGTGACTCTATCGCTGCACATTTAAAACTAACACGAGCCACCATTCGAGCTGATTTATCAATTTTAACCATGACTGGCATTTTAGATGCTCGCCCAAAAGTTGGATACTTTTATTCCGGCTTAGAAACGAATCCAATTCATTTTGATGAAATTCGTCAGTTAAAAGTAGCCGATATTATGACACAGCCATTTTTCGCAAAAAAAGAAACGAGTGTATATGATGCGATTGTTATGCTCTTTATGGAAGATATTGGTAGTTTATACGTCATTGAAGATGATCTTTTAGTTGGACTTGTTTCCAGAAAAGACTTGCTAAAAGGCGCCCTTGCTGATGCAGATACGAAAGCGACACCGATTGCGACAATTATGACACGGATGCCAAACCTTGTGACTGTTACAAAAAACGACACTGTGTTACATGCTGCCGAACAACTCGTGTTCCACCAAATCGATTCGCTTCCCGTTCTAGAAAACACCAAAGTCGTTGGAAAAATTTCAAAAACCCGTATTACTGCGCTATTTGTAGATACAATTAAAAAGGTTTAG
- a CDS encoding pyruvate, water dikinase regulatory protein: MENPVIIYVISDAIGETAQHIIRAVTAQFSLNKPADIRRHAFIRDESALLETLEEAKAAGGIVVQTLVQAKLATYATNFCVKNNIPNVDLLHTLTAAVEAKTGLKSKQDPGNMRRLDSNYFDRIAAIEFAVKYDDCKDPRGLLDADIVLVGVSRTSKTPLSSFLANQNWKVANVPLVPEIPIPAELFQIPAERIIGLTTTPEKLAQIRKVRLKSIGLDEASSYSSEKRILEELEYGYDTFKKLGCQVIHVEDKAIEETAALITEIITSYH; the protein is encoded by the coding sequence ATGGAAAATCCGGTTATTATATACGTTATTTCAGATGCTATCGGAGAAACTGCTCAACATATTATTCGCGCGGTAACAGCTCAGTTTTCACTTAACAAGCCTGCAGATATTCGGCGCCATGCTTTTATTCGAGATGAGAGCGCTTTACTTGAAACATTAGAAGAAGCCAAAGCGGCAGGTGGTATCGTCGTTCAAACGCTCGTACAAGCTAAGTTAGCTACTTATGCCACTAATTTTTGTGTAAAAAACAATATTCCGAACGTAGATTTATTACATACACTAACCGCTGCAGTTGAAGCAAAAACTGGCTTAAAATCTAAACAAGACCCTGGCAATATGCGTCGTCTTGATAGCAATTATTTTGATCGTATTGCAGCCATTGAATTCGCCGTAAAATATGATGATTGCAAAGATCCCCGTGGCTTGCTAGATGCAGATATCGTTCTTGTTGGGGTATCAAGAACGAGCAAAACCCCACTAAGTAGCTTTCTTGCCAATCAAAATTGGAAAGTTGCTAATGTACCACTTGTTCCCGAGATTCCGATTCCTGCTGAACTTTTCCAAATCCCAGCGGAACGTATTATCGGCCTGACAACCACCCCAGAAAAACTAGCGCAAATTCGCAAAGTCCGTTTGAAATCTATCGGTTTAGACGAAGCAAGTAGTTATTCCAGTGAAAAACGTATTTTAGAAGAATTAGAATACGGTTATGACACATTCAAAAAACTTGGTTGCCAAGTCATTCATGTAGAAGATAAAGCCATTGAGGAAACCGCTGCCCTAATCACGGAAATTATCACGAGTTACCACTAA
- the ppdK gene encoding pyruvate, phosphate dikinase, with amino-acid sequence MRKFVYQFSEGSKEMKNLLGGKGANLAEMTNIGLPVPPGFIISTDACNDYTANNKHLSEAIFEEVKIHLAELEKQTGKIFGFAENPLLVSVRSGAPFSMPGMMDTVLNLGLNDQTAEGLANLTGDTRSAYDSYRRFIQMFGDVVFEIPSYQFEQALSRIKKAKDYHLDTELNATDLSELIDAYKLIFSQTTGTDFPQNPLEQLRLAIIAVFNSWMNPRAVIYRRLHDIDESFGTAVNIQAMVFGNTGETSGTGITFTRNPSTGEKKVFGEFLLNAQGEDVVAGIRTPEPISALEERMPTVYKELLHISELLENHYLDMQDIEFTIEKEKLYVLQTRSGKRTAKAAIQIAVDFVQEGKITREKALMRVETKQLHQLLHPTFLESALKNGQVIATGLPASPGAATGQIFFEAKEAVQAAERGIPVILVRNETSPEDIEGMARSNAILTAHGGMTSHAAVVARGMGKCCIAGCAELTINEQEKTLLLSNGEELHEGDYLSLDGTTGKVYLGEIALTEAQIGGHFNELMAWADAEKRLMIRVNADTPVDFKKALLFGAEGIGLCRTEHMFFDEKRIPYVRQMILAESLGERESVLAILKEIQKADFIELFRIAEGRPVNIRLLDPPLHEFLPKMKQEIEQLAGTMNRTVPQITKRINELREANPMLGHRGCRLAITFPEIYRMQAEAIIESAIMVHNEGIDVHPEIMIPLIATKNELSYIKKEMKQKVQAIFDREQVVIPYDIGTMIEIPRACVTADEIAEEAAFFSFGTNDLTQLTYGFSRDDAPKFLADYYEKDILPKDPFVSIDKNGVGALVEMAVTRGRMTSEDLKMGVCGEHGGDPESIQFFHQLGLTYVSCSPYRVPIARLAAAQAVLAEKQKHLIPTI; translated from the coding sequence GTGAGAAAATTTGTCTATCAGTTCAGTGAAGGTTCTAAAGAAATGAAAAATCTATTAGGAGGAAAAGGCGCTAACTTGGCCGAAATGACGAATATTGGTTTACCCGTCCCTCCTGGTTTTATTATCTCAACCGATGCCTGTAACGATTACACGGCTAACAATAAACACCTTTCCGAAGCTATTTTTGAAGAAGTAAAAATTCATTTAGCGGAACTGGAAAAACAAACCGGGAAGATTTTCGGATTTGCAGAAAACCCTCTACTCGTTTCCGTTCGTTCTGGTGCCCCTTTTTCGATGCCTGGCATGATGGATACCGTGCTCAATCTAGGTTTAAATGATCAAACCGCAGAAGGGCTTGCTAACTTAACGGGTGATACTCGTTCGGCCTATGATTCTTACCGCCGTTTTATTCAAATGTTCGGTGACGTTGTTTTTGAAATTCCGAGCTACCAATTTGAACAGGCTCTTAGTCGCATCAAAAAAGCCAAGGACTATCATTTAGACACAGAATTAAATGCAACTGATTTAAGCGAACTCATCGATGCTTATAAATTAATTTTTAGCCAAACAACTGGCACAGATTTCCCACAAAATCCTCTAGAACAACTAAGGCTTGCTATTATCGCTGTCTTTAATTCTTGGATGAATCCTCGTGCTGTTATTTACCGCAGATTACATGATATTGATGAAAGTTTTGGCACAGCCGTTAATATTCAAGCGATGGTTTTTGGAAACACTGGAGAAACGAGTGGAACTGGCATTACCTTTACCCGCAATCCTTCCACTGGCGAAAAGAAAGTCTTCGGGGAATTTTTACTTAATGCGCAAGGTGAAGATGTGGTTGCTGGAATTCGTACCCCTGAGCCGATAAGTGCACTGGAAGAAAGAATGCCCACTGTTTACAAGGAGCTCCTCCATATTTCTGAACTTCTCGAAAATCATTATTTAGACATGCAAGATATCGAATTTACTATCGAAAAAGAAAAACTCTATGTCTTACAAACTAGAAGTGGCAAGCGAACAGCCAAAGCAGCGATTCAAATAGCTGTGGATTTTGTGCAGGAAGGCAAAATCACTCGAGAAAAAGCTCTTATGCGTGTGGAAACAAAACAACTACACCAATTACTTCATCCAACTTTTCTTGAAAGCGCTCTTAAAAATGGACAAGTCATCGCAACGGGTTTACCTGCAAGCCCTGGTGCTGCAACGGGTCAAATTTTCTTTGAAGCAAAAGAAGCTGTCCAAGCAGCCGAACGTGGCATTCCTGTCATTTTAGTTCGTAATGAAACTTCTCCAGAGGATATTGAAGGCATGGCGCGGAGTAACGCTATTTTAACGGCTCATGGTGGTATGACTTCTCATGCTGCCGTCGTTGCCCGCGGAATGGGAAAATGCTGTATCGCGGGTTGTGCCGAACTTACTATTAATGAACAAGAAAAAACACTTCTTCTTTCTAATGGTGAGGAGCTTCATGAAGGTGACTATCTCTCACTCGATGGCACGACTGGCAAAGTGTATCTCGGGGAAATCGCACTAACAGAAGCCCAAATTGGCGGACATTTTAACGAGTTAATGGCATGGGCTGATGCGGAGAAAAGATTAATGATTCGAGTAAATGCAGATACCCCAGTAGACTTTAAAAAGGCCCTGTTATTTGGTGCAGAAGGTATTGGTCTCTGCCGTACCGAGCATATGTTTTTTGATGAAAAACGAATTCCTTATGTGCGCCAAATGATTTTAGCAGAATCGCTTGGCGAGCGCGAATCCGTTTTAGCTATTTTAAAAGAAATCCAAAAAGCCGATTTCATTGAACTATTCCGTATTGCCGAAGGTCGCCCGGTAAACATTCGCTTACTTGATCCACCGTTACATGAATTTTTACCTAAAATGAAGCAAGAAATAGAACAATTAGCTGGCACGATGAATCGAACCGTGCCTCAAATTACAAAACGAATAAACGAACTAAGAGAAGCAAATCCCATGCTCGGACATCGTGGTTGCCGTCTTGCTATCACATTCCCAGAAATTTACCGGATGCAGGCGGAAGCAATTATCGAAAGTGCAATTATGGTTCATAATGAAGGAATAGATGTTCACCCAGAAATAATGATCCCACTCATCGCTACGAAAAACGAACTTAGCTATATAAAAAAAGAAATGAAACAAAAGGTTCAAGCTATTTTTGATAGAGAACAAGTGGTGATTCCCTATGATATCGGAACAATGATTGAAATTCCGCGAGCGTGTGTAACTGCGGATGAAATCGCCGAAGAAGCAGCGTTCTTTAGCTTTGGAACGAATGATTTAACACAGCTCACTTATGGTTTTTCACGTGATGATGCGCCCAAGTTCCTAGCCGATTATTATGAAAAAGATATTTTACCTAAAGATCCATTTGTTTCGATTGACAAAAATGGTGTTGGCGCTCTGGTTGAAATGGCGGTTACACGTGGACGAATGACTTCGGAAGATTTAAAAATGGGTGTGTGCGGCGAACATGGCGGCGATCCTGAATCTATCCAGTTCTTTCATCAATTAGGACTTACCTATGTTTCTTGTTCGCCGTACCGCGTTCCGATTGCCCGCCTTGCAGCAGCTCAAGCAGTATTAGCGGAAAAACAAAAACATTTAATTCCAACTATCTAA
- a CDS encoding VOC family protein, with amino-acid sequence MIEKIGQVMLYVENQAAVRDFWVEKLDFVVVSEEVVNGEIQWIEIAPTKGVETTFVLQNKKKVAEMNPEMNLGTPSILLFGNNVAELYEEYKNKGITVGDLVDLPMGRVFNFSDNEGNYFAICEK; translated from the coding sequence ATGATTGAAAAAATTGGTCAAGTGATGTTATATGTGGAAAACCAAGCGGCAGTAAGAGATTTTTGGGTAGAAAAATTAGATTTTGTTGTCGTTTCTGAAGAGGTTGTAAATGGCGAAATTCAGTGGATTGAAATAGCGCCAACAAAAGGTGTGGAGACTACTTTTGTCCTTCAAAACAAAAAGAAAGTAGCAGAAATGAACCCAGAGATGAATCTTGGGACACCATCTATTTTACTATTTGGAAATAATGTCGCAGAACTTTATGAAGAATATAAAAATAAAGGCATTACGGTCGGCGATTTGGTTGATTTACCAATGGGCCGGGTGTTCAATTTTTCGGATAACGAAGGAAATTATTTTGCGATTTGCGAAAAATAA
- a CDS encoding aromatic acid exporter family protein produces MRIGMRTVKTAIAATLAIILAEWLHLEYAVSAGIIAILSVQNTKKGSLQLAIQRVYSTVLALSIAAVFFMLIGYNAVSFGLYLLIFIPLAVRLHVADGIVVSSVLVSHILLEQSLSFFWFKNELLLMAVGAGIAIILNLYMPKMEDELKRSQQKIEAIMRQILTEMTQGLRNQSEYHDEFGLLNQLKGTLDYAQEKAARNLDNQFFASSHYYSQYVDMRLVQYRILTQMKRHLVAFDHSSEQSMALAEITEKTAQTLDEHNTAEDLVAEITKMVHEFRGSKLPETRAEFENRAILFQFMNDLRYLLEMKRDFYAEFGLKEKEMTRGR; encoded by the coding sequence ATGCGGATTGGAATGCGAACGGTAAAAACCGCGATTGCAGCGACACTGGCGATAATTTTGGCGGAATGGCTACACTTGGAATATGCAGTCTCGGCAGGGATTATCGCAATTTTAAGTGTTCAAAATACAAAAAAGGGATCTTTACAATTAGCAATTCAGCGGGTGTATTCGACCGTTTTGGCGCTATCTATTGCTGCCGTTTTTTTCATGCTTATTGGTTATAATGCGGTGAGTTTTGGACTTTATTTATTGATTTTTATTCCACTTGCTGTAAGACTTCATGTTGCTGACGGAATTGTTGTGAGCTCTGTACTTGTATCGCATATTTTACTCGAACAATCACTATCCTTCTTTTGGTTTAAAAATGAACTGTTACTTATGGCCGTTGGTGCTGGCATTGCGATTATTTTAAATTTATATATGCCTAAAATGGAAGACGAATTAAAACGCAGTCAACAAAAAATAGAAGCAATTATGCGACAAATTTTGACAGAAATGACGCAAGGGCTTCGGAATCAGTCGGAGTATCATGATGAATTTGGCTTATTAAATCAATTAAAGGGTACATTAGACTATGCTCAAGAAAAAGCAGCGAGAAATTTAGACAATCAGTTTTTTGCTTCTTCTCATTATTATTCGCAGTACGTTGATATGCGGCTTGTACAATATCGAATTTTAACACAGATGAAACGGCATTTAGTCGCGTTTGACCATTCTTCAGAGCAAAGCATGGCACTCGCAGAAATTACGGAAAAAACGGCACAGACGCTAGATGAGCATAATACGGCAGAAGATTTAGTGGCAGAAATTACGAAGATGGTGCATGAGTTTCGAGGCAGTAAGCTCCCAGAGACACGAGCGGAATTTGAAAATAGAGCAATTCTATTCCAATTTATGAATGATTTGCGCTATTTGTTAGAAATGAAGCGAGATTTTTATGCGGAGTTTGGACTAAAAGAAAAAGAAATGACGAGGGGACGATGA
- a CDS encoding DedA family protein — protein METWITSIMADFGYIGIFVLIMIENLFPPIPSEIILTFGGFMTTVTSLNVVMVIIVATLGSVVGAILLYKVASYFGKERLTKIVLKYGRILRLKESDVERAENFFLKYGSWAVFLCRMIPLIRSLISIPAGMTKMKMSRFLILTTAGSLLWNTVLIGLGAILGESWNEIVVFMDSFSTIIYSVIAITLVVGLGFFFRARFKKTLDEE, from the coding sequence TTGGAAACTTGGATTACAAGTATTATGGCTGATTTTGGCTATATCGGTATTTTTGTTTTGATTATGATTGAAAACTTGTTTCCGCCTATTCCCTCTGAGATTATCTTAACTTTTGGTGGATTTATGACGACAGTTACATCACTGAATGTCGTGATGGTGATTATTGTAGCAACACTAGGTTCTGTAGTGGGCGCTATTTTACTGTATAAAGTCGCTTCTTATTTTGGTAAAGAACGACTCACGAAAATAGTGTTAAAATACGGTCGGATTTTGCGGCTGAAGGAATCTGATGTGGAACGCGCAGAAAATTTCTTTTTGAAATATGGAAGTTGGGCCGTGTTTTTATGTCGAATGATTCCGCTCATACGAAGCCTGATTTCGATTCCAGCTGGGATGACGAAGATGAAAATGTCGCGATTTCTAATTTTGACAACTGCGGGAAGTTTACTTTGGAATACGGTTTTAATTGGACTTGGTGCTATACTCGGTGAGTCATGGAATGAAATTGTTGTTTTCATGGATAGCTTTTCGACAATTATTTATAGTGTCATTGCGATAACCCTAGTTGTCGGCTTAGGATTCTTTTTCCGAGCGCGTTTCAAAAAAACATTAGATGAAGAATAA
- a CDS encoding phosphomannomutase/phosphoglucomutase, with protein sequence MNQSETKALEALQNGSDIRGIAIATEKYQITLTDERVEKIAYGFAKWLKEEKKVEGQAKVAIGHDSRLSAERLKAALVKGLTFAGIDVVDVGLATTPAMFMATQYEDYDCDAGIMITASHLPFMYNGLKLFTKSGGAEHEDIDYIVAHADKSFIENGLNLGKVTKQDLLSTYAADLTDKIRAGITDAADKMKPLQGSHIIVDAGNGAGGFFAEKVLAELGADISGSQFLDPDGNFPNHIPNPDNEEAMASLKKAVLASGADLGVIFDTDVDRAAIMDKNGESLNRNPLIAVISSIILEEKPGTTIVTDSTTSGHLQTFIEAKGGKQHRFKRGYRNVINEALRLNANGTPSEIAIEVSGHAALKENYFLDDGAYLIAKILMTYATLRKNGKDLPDLIADLKEPAESEEIRLSITATDFKAYGKEVLADFLTFVEADPDMELEPVNQEGIRVNTKGALGEGWFLLRMSLHEPVMPMNLESDEAGGIRKVKDRLAGFFANKAELKM encoded by the coding sequence ATGAATCAATCAGAAACGAAAGCGTTAGAAGCACTGCAAAACGGATCAGACATACGTGGAATAGCTATTGCTACGGAAAAATATCAGATTACGCTAACAGACGAACGTGTAGAAAAGATTGCTTATGGCTTTGCGAAATGGCTAAAAGAGGAGAAAAAAGTGGAAGGTCAAGCGAAAGTGGCAATTGGTCATGATAGCAGACTTTCAGCTGAACGACTAAAAGCGGCACTTGTCAAAGGGTTAACTTTTGCTGGTATAGATGTTGTGGATGTTGGGCTTGCAACAACGCCAGCGATGTTTATGGCAACTCAGTACGAAGACTATGACTGCGATGCTGGGATTATGATTACAGCGAGCCACTTACCTTTTATGTATAATGGACTAAAATTATTTACGAAATCTGGTGGAGCTGAACACGAAGATATTGATTATATCGTGGCTCACGCAGATAAATCTTTCATAGAAAATGGACTAAATCTTGGTAAAGTAACAAAACAAGATTTACTTTCTACATATGCAGCAGACTTAACGGATAAAATTAGAGCTGGAATCACGGATGCAGCTGACAAAATGAAGCCACTCCAAGGGAGCCATATTATTGTTGATGCAGGGAACGGCGCGGGCGGCTTTTTTGCTGAGAAAGTATTGGCAGAACTTGGCGCAGACATTTCTGGAAGCCAGTTTTTAGATCCGGATGGAAATTTTCCTAATCATATTCCGAACCCTGACAATGAGGAAGCTATGGCTAGTTTGAAAAAAGCGGTTCTTGCGAGTGGGGCGGATTTAGGCGTGATTTTTGATACGGATGTAGACCGTGCTGCAATCATGGATAAAAATGGTGAAAGTTTAAACCGCAACCCGTTAATTGCTGTTATCTCTAGTATTATTTTAGAAGAAAAACCAGGAACAACTATCGTGACTGACTCCACAACATCGGGGCATTTGCAAACCTTTATCGAAGCAAAAGGTGGGAAACAACATCGTTTTAAACGTGGTTATCGTAACGTTATCAATGAAGCGCTGCGCCTAAATGCAAACGGAACACCATCAGAAATTGCTATCGAAGTAAGTGGTCATGCCGCATTAAAAGAAAATTATTTCTTGGATGATGGCGCTTATCTCATTGCCAAAATTTTAATGACTTACGCAACATTACGAAAAAATGGAAAAGATTTGCCGGATTTAATAGCTGATTTAAAAGAACCCGCAGAAAGCGAAGAAATTCGTTTGAGCATTACGGCAACAGATTTTAAAGCTTATGGAAAAGAAGTTTTAGCTGATTTTCTGACGTTCGTAGAAGCGGATCCGGATATGGAATTAGAACCTGTGAATCAAGAAGGAATTCGTGTGAATACGAAAGGTGCGCTTGGTGAAGGCTGGTTCTTACTACGAATGAGCTTACATGAACCGGTAATGCCAATGAATTTAGAAAGTGATGAAGCTGGTGGCATCAGAAAAGTAAAAGATCGTTTAGCAGGATTTTTCGCGAATAAGGCCGAATTAAAAATGTGA